A single Cellulomonas sp. SLBN-39 DNA region contains:
- a CDS encoding DUF5926 family protein produces the protein MAAHDLFVLRPFEGLPGEPDWVALRELVPAATATARTTAEHGSRDVVVTTVLPNGWPALHRADGTVLVALQTGTSSGDASRDVATALLLALDAEPGTAIEHTGLPTPGPRLQDVLDLDVSFEVTVQESFAYWLDPSTEVTPELGAAIEEADAGIIDTRRLAAVGSAYWCRMGAREYVRWAQGEDEQVVLDGLARLHGRRESGFDGAKFIGYFRAAGIVVPVWELARGSEAEDVEGPLAQFAPALAAAMADTAPLDANARRARAGLVARQVTLR, from the coding sequence CCGACTGGGTCGCGCTGCGCGAGCTCGTCCCGGCTGCGACGGCGACCGCCCGCACGACCGCCGAGCACGGCTCCCGCGACGTCGTCGTGACGACCGTCCTGCCCAACGGCTGGCCCGCCCTGCACCGCGCCGACGGCACCGTGCTCGTCGCGCTGCAGACCGGCACGAGCTCGGGCGACGCCAGCCGCGACGTCGCGACCGCGCTGCTCCTGGCGCTCGACGCCGAGCCGGGCACCGCGATCGAGCACACCGGCCTGCCGACCCCCGGGCCCCGCCTGCAGGACGTCCTCGACCTCGACGTGTCGTTCGAGGTCACCGTCCAGGAGTCGTTCGCGTACTGGCTCGACCCGTCCACCGAGGTGACGCCGGAGCTCGGCGCGGCCATCGAGGAGGCCGACGCCGGCATCATCGACACGCGCCGCCTCGCCGCCGTGGGCTCGGCCTACTGGTGCCGCATGGGCGCGCGCGAGTACGTGCGCTGGGCGCAGGGCGAGGACGAGCAGGTCGTGCTCGACGGTCTCGCGCGCCTGCACGGCCGCCGCGAGTCCGGCTTCGACGGCGCCAAGTTCATCGGGTACTTCCGTGCCGCCGGCATCGTCGTGCCGGTGTGGGAGCTGGCGCGCGGCTCCGAGGCCGAGGACGTCGAGGGCCCTCTCGCCCAGTTCGCGCCGGCGCTCGCCGCCGCCATGGCGGACACCGCACCGCTCGACGCCAACGCCCGCCGCGCCCGCGCCGGTCTCGTCGCCCGCCAGGTCACGCTGCGCTGA
- a CDS encoding glycosyltransferase family 2 protein, which yields MTRQGSSTADEAAGTVEPARTAARGRQRRRVAVIIPAKDESRRIAATVRSARAIPSVDLVLVVDDGSEDNTQHVAREAGAVVVRHSHNRGKAAAMETGAAVVAMRDAPERPPRTLLFIDGDLAETAVNTAPLVPPVLEGLADITIATLPPQPGAGGRGLVVGAARRAIVSMTGWTPVQPLSGMRCLTREAFEAATPLAHGWGVEVGMTIDLLRQGFRVLEVPCELKHRPSGSDLKGQLHRAAQYRDVQIAVNARRARAAAGAVRQSLAPGERRPGR from the coding sequence GTGACGCGCCAGGGCAGCAGCACGGCCGACGAGGCCGCCGGGACGGTCGAGCCTGCGCGGACCGCCGCACGCGGGCGGCAGCGCCGCAGGGTCGCGGTGATCATCCCCGCCAAGGACGAGTCCCGCCGGATCGCGGCGACGGTCCGCTCGGCACGGGCCATCCCGTCGGTCGACCTCGTGCTCGTCGTCGACGACGGGTCCGAGGACAACACCCAGCACGTCGCCCGCGAGGCCGGTGCCGTGGTGGTGCGGCACTCGCACAACCGGGGCAAGGCCGCGGCGATGGAGACCGGCGCGGCCGTCGTGGCGATGCGGGACGCGCCCGAGCGCCCGCCGCGCACGCTGCTGTTCATCGACGGCGACCTCGCCGAGACGGCCGTGAACACCGCACCGCTGGTGCCGCCGGTGCTCGAGGGGCTGGCGGACATCACCATCGCGACGCTCCCGCCGCAGCCCGGTGCCGGTGGCCGCGGGCTGGTCGTCGGCGCGGCCCGGCGGGCCATCGTCTCGATGACCGGCTGGACGCCCGTGCAGCCGCTGTCGGGCATGCGCTGCCTGACGCGGGAGGCGTTCGAGGCCGCGACGCCGCTGGCGCACGGCTGGGGTGTCGAGGTCGGCATGACGATCGACCTGCTGCGTCAGGGCTTCCGGGTGCTGGAGGTGCCGTGCGAGCTCAAGCACCGGCCGTCCGGCAGCGACCTCAAGGGCCAGCTGCACCGTGCCGCGCAGTACCGCGACGTGCAGATCGCGGTCAACGCGCGTCGGGCACGGGCTGCGGCGGGGGCTGTGCGGCAGAGCCTGGCACCGGGGGAGCGTCGCCCGGGTCGTTGA